The Paenibacillus sp. BIC5C1 DNA segment AGCACCGCGGGTAATACCGCCAGGGCCCGTACGGGGTTCTTTTTGTTCAAGCCGATATTTGAAAGATGTCATCATGATTCCTCCTCATATTATATTAGGTACACATGTAAATAGTTAAATATGGCGTTCATACCTTTTACCCATATTTTGCGAAACTATTCAATTGATTCCTGATTAATATGAGGCAAAAGAGAGACTTTCATTCAACTTTTTATGTTGGGTTTGCCAATACAATTGTGCTTAGGGCGCCTTATACGGGGTGTGATACACTACATTGCCAGGTTTGTAGTTAATGATTTTAAATAACTCATCTGCCATATAAGCAGGGCTATGTTTGAATTCCTGCCGAATCCATTCAATAATCATGCCGAATATGGCATGGGATTGATAACTTGCCAGCAGCTCACGATTGATGTGGGACGGAAATATTTCGTTCAGATCCTGGAGGGCAAGGTCACGCAGAACATCGCAGATCATTTGCTGAAAATTGGATGATGCCTCCGATTTCACGACAAGGGTGTAGAATTGCGCATGCTGATGCACATGTTCGAATATTTTAATTGCCGAAGAGGGCATATGACTTACTTCAAATATTTCTTTATCCAGATAAGGTTCACGATAGGAGAAGACCAGATCCTTAATGATGTCATCCATGATCTCATTGAACAAGTCTTCTTTGTATTGATAGTGTCTGTAAAAAGTGCCCCGATTCAGATCTGCCAGCCGCACAATATCGGTAATGGATATTTCTTTGAATGACTGCTTTTGCATTAATTGAATGAGGGCATCCTTCAGTGCCGCTTTGGATTTCTTGATTCTTCGATCCATGGAACTCGGAAGTTCGGTCATATGCAGTACTCCTCGTAAATAGGTATTTTAAGATAAAGTACATTCGGAATTAGAAGTGTTGATTAACGTACAATTGGGCAAGCTTTTACTGATTGAACAGGAATGCTATGACTTATTATACTAAGGATAAGAGTTAATGAACATTTGTTTGTTAACTTATTGTAAACGAATACATGGAGGTTGATACAATTATGAGACTTCAAGATAAAGTAGCTGTAGTAACAGGTGCAGGTTCCGGCATGGGCAAAGCAATTGCAACACTGTACGCGCAGGAAGGTGCTAAGGTGGTTGTATCGGATATCAATGAGGCTTCAGCGCAGGCGGTTGCTGAGGATATCAAGGCAAATGGTGGAGAAGCAACGTTTGTGGTTGCGAACGTGGCGAAGGAAGAAGATATTCAGAACCTGATCGATACGACGGTTAACACCTATGGAACTGTGGACATTCTGGTCAATAATGCGGGTATTATGGACAGCATGGAACCAGCTGGCGACATTGTGGATGACAAGTGGGAGCGGATCTTTGCGATCAATACCACAAGTGTTATGCGTGCTACTCGTAAAGTGCTGCCAATCTTCCTGGAAAAACAAAAAGGTGTTATCGTCAATATTGCCTCAGCAGGCGGATTGCATGGTGCGCGTGCAGGCGCAGCTTACACCGCATCCAAACATGCGGTTGTTGGATTCACAAAAAATACAGGCTTCATGTATGCTCAGCAAGGTATTCGCTGTAACGCGATTGCTCCAGGTGGGGTTGAAACCAATATTGCCTCCACGATGACAAACATTAACCACTTCGGTGCCAGCAGACAACAGCTGGGAATGGCAATTAATCCGCGTGCAGGAAAAAGTGAAGAGATTGCACAGGTGGCGCTGTTCCTTGGTTCGGATGAATCCAGCTTCGTGAACGGAACAGTCGTAACGGCAGATGCAGGATGGAGTTCTTACTAATCCATCGTTCATAACTGAAATATGCAAAGAAGCT contains these protein-coding regions:
- a CDS encoding TetR/AcrR family transcriptional regulator, which encodes MTELPSSMDRRIKKSKAALKDALIQLMQKQSFKEISITDIVRLADLNRGTFYRHYQYKEDLFNEIMDDIIKDLVFSYREPYLDKEIFEVSHMPSSAIKIFEHVHQHAQFYTLVVKSEASSNFQQMICDVLRDLALQDLNEIFPSHINRELLASYQSHAIFGMIIEWIRQEFKHSPAYMADELFKIINYKPGNVVYHTPYKAP
- a CDS encoding SDR family oxidoreductase is translated as MRLQDKVAVVTGAGSGMGKAIATLYAQEGAKVVVSDINEASAQAVAEDIKANGGEATFVVANVAKEEDIQNLIDTTVNTYGTVDILVNNAGIMDSMEPAGDIVDDKWERIFAINTTSVMRATRKVLPIFLEKQKGVIVNIASAGGLHGARAGAAYTASKHAVVGFTKNTGFMYAQQGIRCNAIAPGGVETNIASTMTNINHFGASRQQLGMAINPRAGKSEEIAQVALFLGSDESSFVNGTVVTADAGWSSY